One Arthrobacter sp. StoSoilB20 DNA segment encodes these proteins:
- a CDS encoding glycosyl hydrolase family 65 protein, translating into MALISTDRLRFPCEPWKLVENIHVPGDEGTLETLFALGNGHLGIRGSHSTAGDSELPGTFINGFHEIWDIKHAENAYGFARTGQRIVYVPDANNFTVSIDGEALSLAESAVVDYHRSVDFSTGIYEESITWACRSGATVTTVERRAVGFDSRGCLGLELSLTADRVVSADITSGIVNRQDQPVEDHSAHDPRRSGRHAGRVLLPLHLQGADGSLRLAWETSESRQRVAMAVDHWISAEGQPFETLVGEDDSSVRYVLAIHDGETFRLEKTVSYVVAGSSDAEDRGESLAADAEANLVPFADILAQSKAHYDEYWTTADILVGGQPEMQQAVRWGLFQLAQATARAGVAGIPAKGVSGSGYEGHYFWDQEIYLLPYLTYTNPCGARKVLESRHAMLPDARVRAKELSVDGALFPWRTINGLEASAYYAAGTAQFHIAAAIAFAANRYEWASADATFRDELGADLLIETARMWASLGFFGKDGMFHIHGVTGPDEYTAVVNDNLYTNVMARFNLRAAAALEHEGIADTERLVWRQAAERMSLPYDPHLQLHSQDNDFMTLEPWDWNTPKSKYPLLLNFHPLVIYRHQVLKQADTVLAMFLQWQDFSAEEKQRAFDFYDPITTGDSTLSACVQGIMAAEVGYGDVALQHFTDALFIDLDNSHGNTIDGVHIASTGGIWSSLVCGFAGMRDQGEVLRFDPRLPVEWEGLSFRLKVQGRLLAVDLAQGSIGLTLVSGPGYSDEPLRIEVREHVVTVGADTVTVPLETVPVPPPSIFPSLFPTAGLPIIR; encoded by the coding sequence ATGGCACTCATCAGCACCGATCGGCTGCGCTTCCCCTGCGAGCCCTGGAAACTCGTGGAGAATATCCACGTCCCCGGTGACGAGGGGACGCTGGAAACGCTGTTCGCGCTTGGCAACGGCCACCTTGGCATCCGCGGCTCGCATTCAACAGCGGGCGATTCCGAACTTCCCGGTACGTTCATCAACGGTTTCCACGAGATCTGGGATATCAAGCACGCCGAGAATGCCTACGGTTTTGCCCGGACCGGACAGCGGATTGTGTATGTTCCCGATGCCAACAACTTCACGGTTTCCATTGATGGCGAAGCCCTGAGCCTGGCGGAGTCTGCCGTGGTTGACTACCACCGCAGCGTCGACTTTTCCACAGGCATCTATGAAGAATCCATCACGTGGGCCTGCCGCTCGGGCGCTACCGTCACCACGGTGGAGCGACGCGCAGTCGGGTTCGATTCGCGCGGATGCCTGGGCCTGGAATTGTCTCTGACGGCTGACCGGGTGGTGTCCGCGGACATCACCTCCGGCATCGTGAACCGTCAGGACCAGCCTGTGGAGGACCACTCGGCCCACGACCCCCGACGTTCGGGCCGGCACGCCGGGCGTGTGCTGCTGCCCCTGCACCTTCAAGGTGCCGACGGCTCCTTGCGCCTCGCCTGGGAGACCTCCGAATCGCGCCAGCGCGTCGCCATGGCCGTGGACCATTGGATCTCGGCCGAAGGCCAGCCGTTCGAGACCCTGGTGGGCGAGGACGACTCATCCGTCCGCTACGTTCTGGCAATCCACGACGGCGAGACGTTCCGCTTGGAGAAAACGGTCAGTTACGTGGTGGCCGGCTCCTCGGACGCCGAAGACCGGGGCGAAAGCCTGGCAGCCGACGCCGAAGCGAACCTGGTGCCGTTCGCGGACATCCTGGCCCAGAGCAAGGCGCATTACGACGAGTACTGGACCACGGCCGACATCCTGGTCGGTGGCCAGCCCGAAATGCAGCAGGCGGTCCGCTGGGGACTCTTCCAGCTGGCACAGGCCACCGCGCGTGCGGGGGTGGCGGGCATCCCGGCGAAGGGCGTGAGCGGCTCCGGCTACGAGGGCCACTACTTCTGGGACCAGGAGATCTACCTCCTGCCCTACCTGACGTACACCAACCCCTGTGGTGCCCGGAAAGTCCTGGAATCGCGGCACGCCATGCTGCCCGATGCGCGGGTACGGGCCAAGGAACTCAGCGTGGACGGTGCTCTGTTCCCCTGGCGGACCATCAACGGCCTTGAAGCCAGCGCCTACTACGCGGCCGGAACTGCCCAGTTCCACATTGCCGCGGCGATTGCCTTTGCGGCCAACCGCTACGAATGGGCCAGCGCCGACGCCACCTTCCGCGACGAACTGGGGGCGGACCTGCTGATCGAGACAGCCCGCATGTGGGCATCGCTGGGCTTCTTCGGCAAGGACGGCATGTTCCACATCCACGGCGTCACCGGCCCGGATGAGTACACGGCCGTGGTCAATGACAACCTGTACACCAACGTGATGGCGCGCTTCAACCTCCGCGCCGCCGCTGCGTTGGAACACGAGGGCATTGCCGACACCGAGCGTTTGGTGTGGCGCCAGGCCGCGGAGCGGATGTCCCTGCCCTACGATCCGCACCTGCAGCTCCACAGCCAGGACAACGACTTCATGACACTGGAGCCGTGGGACTGGAACACCCCCAAGTCCAAGTACCCGTTGTTGCTGAACTTCCACCCGCTGGTCATCTACCGGCACCAGGTCCTCAAGCAGGCCGACACCGTACTGGCGATGTTCCTTCAGTGGCAGGACTTCTCAGCCGAGGAAAAGCAGCGCGCTTTCGACTTCTACGATCCCATCACTACAGGCGACTCCACCTTGTCCGCCTGCGTCCAGGGCATCATGGCCGCCGAGGTGGGCTACGGCGACGTCGCGCTCCAGCACTTCACCGACGCACTGTTCATCGACTTGGACAACTCGCACGGCAACACGATCGACGGCGTCCACATCGCCTCCACCGGAGGGATCTGGAGCTCCTTGGTCTGTGGTTTCGCCGGCATGCGGGACCAGGGCGAGGTGCTGCGCTTCGATCCGCGCCTTCCCGTGGAATGGGAAGGGCTGTCGTTCCGGCTGAAGGTCCAGGGACGGCTGCTGGCCGTGGACCTGGCACAGGGTTCAATCGGGCTCACGCTCGTCTCCGGACCCGGCTACAGTGACGAACCCCTGCGCATTGAGGTGCGGGAACACGTGGTCACCGTGGGCGCCGACACCGTTACTGTTCCGCTCGAAACGGTACCGGTGCCACCGCCGTCGATCTTCCCCAGCCTCTTCCCGACGGCGGGACTTCCCATCATCCGCTAA
- a CDS encoding MFS transporter: protein MASQVLGTSGTQAPTSNGTPPGGKNSKSIGWRALPFLALAQFMVVLDGTIVNLALPRLQLEMGISDSTRSWVVTAYALVFGAFLLLGGRISDFWGRKRTFLTASAGFAVASLIGGLAQQPWELIGARALQGIFAALLAPAALALLTVAFPGGKDRGTAFAIFGSISGVGAAVGVLLGGFLTEFVSWRWCFFVNVPIAIIALIGVWTLVGESKAGGSTKYDWPGVVLAALGLGSLVYGFANAEHGWGAVESWGFIAAGVLLLVLFVAVERKVKNPLLPLHVATERNRAAAFLASFLAGAVLIGGILFINFYLQIVLGFAPFAAGIASLPMTVVLIITAGIVAKNLPKLGAKIPSALGPVFMAAAMLWLTQVTPDGTYAVNMLPALILMGIGLGLVFVPMQNLALFGVDKDDAGVASALVNASQQIGGSLGIALFSAIAAAATMSAGGEPLAALTAGYSMVFLWAAGVAVLIVPIAFLLIRIDRKTFSGTGDTPHVHLG, encoded by the coding sequence GTGGCATCACAAGTACTGGGGACATCGGGCACTCAAGCCCCAACAAGCAACGGGACCCCGCCGGGCGGAAAAAACAGCAAAAGCATCGGCTGGCGGGCCCTCCCCTTCCTGGCCCTCGCCCAGTTCATGGTGGTCCTGGACGGCACCATCGTGAACCTGGCACTCCCCCGGCTCCAGCTGGAAATGGGCATCAGCGACTCCACCCGCTCATGGGTGGTCACGGCCTACGCCCTGGTTTTCGGCGCCTTCCTGCTGCTGGGCGGGCGGATCTCCGACTTCTGGGGACGGAAGCGGACCTTCCTCACCGCCTCAGCAGGCTTCGCAGTGGCATCGCTCATCGGAGGCCTGGCCCAGCAGCCCTGGGAACTGATCGGCGCCCGCGCCCTGCAAGGCATCTTTGCAGCGCTCCTCGCCCCGGCCGCCCTGGCGCTCCTGACGGTGGCCTTTCCCGGCGGCAAGGACCGCGGTACCGCCTTCGCCATCTTTGGATCAATCAGTGGCGTCGGCGCAGCGGTGGGTGTTCTGCTGGGCGGCTTCCTTACCGAATTCGTCTCATGGCGGTGGTGCTTCTTCGTCAACGTCCCCATCGCGATCATCGCGCTGATCGGCGTGTGGACTTTGGTGGGTGAAAGCAAAGCCGGAGGTTCCACCAAATACGACTGGCCCGGCGTCGTTCTTGCCGCTCTGGGCCTGGGCTCCCTGGTCTACGGCTTCGCCAACGCCGAGCACGGTTGGGGTGCAGTGGAATCCTGGGGCTTCATCGCGGCAGGTGTGCTGTTGCTGGTCCTGTTCGTTGCCGTCGAGCGCAAGGTCAAGAACCCCCTGCTGCCGCTGCACGTGGCCACCGAACGCAACCGCGCCGCTGCCTTTCTGGCCTCTTTCCTCGCCGGTGCAGTGCTGATCGGCGGCATCCTCTTTATCAACTTCTATCTCCAAATTGTCCTGGGGTTCGCGCCGTTCGCGGCCGGAATCGCGTCGTTGCCCATGACAGTGGTGCTGATCATCACGGCGGGCATCGTTGCGAAAAACCTGCCAAAACTGGGCGCCAAAATCCCGAGTGCACTTGGTCCGGTCTTCATGGCCGCAGCCATGCTGTGGCTCACCCAGGTCACGCCGGATGGGACGTATGCGGTAAACATGCTGCCTGCGTTGATCCTGATGGGCATCGGGCTGGGCCTGGTTTTTGTCCCCATGCAGAACCTCGCCCTCTTCGGCGTCGATAAGGACGACGCCGGAGTGGCCAGCGCCCTGGTCAACGCGTCACAGCAGATTGGCGGCTCGCTGGGCATCGCACTCTTCAGCGCCATCGCAGCCGCAGCCACCATGTCCGCCGGCGGTGAGCCCCTGGCAGCGCTGACCGCGGGCTACTCGATGGTGTTCCTTTGGGCGGCAGGGGTAGCGGTTTTGATCGTACCGATCGCATTCCTCCTGATCAGGATCGATCGCAAAACCTTCAGCGGAACAGGCGATACGCCGCACGTCCACTTGGGCTAG
- a CDS encoding transporter substrate-binding domain-containing protein: protein MTNVSAPRCTKRALPAVVVTAAILLAVTACNPAGNAPASDSSGGTAAAGTGVPALEVNQAAVELLPESIKTSKVLRVAIPTNEQPTQFYREGTQEMTGTNPDVARLIGQALGVKVEIQVANFDSIIPGLAANRYDMTVSSMTPTEKRMEVLDFVDYMQIGSAIAVPKGNPAGIKDQNALCGMKVGLLTGSYQLTVNVPDYDAACAAAGKDAIQKSEFQDTRQAISALGSGRLDTVLADSPILNFAATQNPQIEIAHTYEFAPVGVGVPKESGLVKSVSAALDAVIKSDSYIKVLGKYGLETSAITEARVNVAQ, encoded by the coding sequence ATGACGAATGTCTCCGCACCCCGCTGCACCAAACGTGCCTTACCCGCAGTCGTTGTGACAGCAGCGATCCTGCTGGCAGTGACGGCTTGCAACCCCGCCGGCAACGCACCGGCGTCGGATTCTTCCGGCGGAACCGCAGCAGCAGGCACAGGCGTGCCCGCGCTGGAAGTGAACCAGGCCGCCGTCGAGCTCCTTCCGGAATCCATCAAGACATCCAAAGTGCTGCGCGTGGCCATCCCCACCAACGAGCAGCCAACCCAGTTCTACCGTGAAGGCACACAGGAAATGACCGGGACCAACCCGGACGTGGCCCGCCTCATTGGCCAGGCATTGGGTGTCAAGGTGGAGATCCAGGTGGCCAACTTCGACTCCATCATTCCCGGCCTGGCGGCAAACCGTTATGACATGACCGTGTCCTCCATGACCCCCACGGAGAAACGCATGGAAGTCCTGGATTTTGTCGACTACATGCAGATCGGCAGCGCGATCGCCGTACCCAAGGGCAATCCCGCAGGCATTAAGGACCAGAACGCGCTTTGCGGCATGAAGGTTGGCCTGTTGACCGGCTCCTACCAGCTGACCGTCAACGTTCCCGACTACGACGCTGCCTGTGCTGCCGCCGGCAAAGACGCCATCCAGAAGAGTGAATTCCAGGACACCCGGCAGGCGATTTCTGCGCTGGGCAGCGGACGACTGGACACTGTGCTGGCCGACTCGCCCATCCTGAACTTTGCCGCCACCCAAAATCCGCAGATCGAGATTGCCCACACCTATGAGTTCGCTCCCGTGGGGGTGGGCGTGCCGAAGGAATCCGGCCTGGTGAAATCCGTCTCCGCCGCACTGGATGCCGTGATCAAGAGCGACTCATACATCAAGGTCCTCGGGAAGTACGGGCTTGAAACCAGCGCCATCACCGAAGCCCGCGTCAACGTCGCGCAGTAG
- a CDS encoding Rid family hydrolase: MTRQQVVTDLAPSPAGPYSQAIVANGFLYTAGQTPHDPTTDERVGITIEEQTIRAMENLAKVLGAHGLDFSHVVKATVHLHHPRRDIDGFNAVYEKYVVAPYPARTTVGSFLGDFLVEIDVVAALP, from the coding sequence ATGACGCGTCAACAGGTGGTCACCGACCTCGCACCCAGCCCGGCCGGCCCTTACTCCCAGGCCATCGTGGCCAACGGATTCCTGTACACCGCCGGCCAGACGCCCCACGATCCCACCACGGACGAGCGCGTAGGAATCACCATCGAGGAACAGACGATCCGGGCCATGGAGAACCTGGCCAAGGTGCTTGGCGCGCACGGCCTGGACTTCTCCCACGTGGTCAAAGCCACCGTGCACCTGCATCACCCACGCCGTGACATCGACGGCTTCAACGCCGTCTACGAAAAGTACGTCGTTGCCCCTTACCCGGCGCGGACCACCGTGGGTTCGTTCCTGGGAGACTTCCTGGTGGAGATCGACGTCGTAGCGGCCCTCCCGTAA
- a CDS encoding helix-turn-helix domain-containing protein: MDAAQQPGIQQAAVRLSDCIQLMQADLVNANPTPENLGHPVSDVLMYDPLDHWSSVDDRIILAVGCTYGSPDFDQLLHRAANSNAAAVIVKAHGAKMEQLRSAALDYGLSVLVAPDDADWTRLVALARASVMGAAADSVAGVRLGDLYAFANAAASITNGAASIVDPLGRILGYSTLPGQPIDELRRITTLTLEETTPPAFDQDFKIVYAAPGAVLVPAPEDGMARLALAVRAGGELLGSIWIIDPGEENRAAALNALDRMAPLAGLHMLHARSASDFGERRNADLIRTLMDDTPHAAFAAAQLGLDTANGLAVAAFSIVRPETGSLESVRDIHRLLHLVTTVCNVQFGTGHSALLGSVVYALLPGGKGNSPRAVHGRIIQEIQAYSHTISSYPVIATVGGIADGIEDLPRSRSEAVQTLNHLLNLHTRSGKGRGAGNSRSGNARVSGNPPGVALYEDFQIPLNLIKVGAFIEENGLDGTDEIARIQARDAEQQTDYLDTLRAYLASNGNISAMAAQLHVHNNTVRYRVTRLAEDFNLDLADPQKRLWLWLRLTTMDLASK; this comes from the coding sequence ATGGACGCAGCCCAGCAACCCGGGATCCAGCAGGCGGCAGTACGGCTCTCCGATTGCATCCAGCTGATGCAAGCGGACCTGGTCAATGCCAACCCCACCCCGGAAAACCTGGGCCATCCCGTATCGGACGTGCTGATGTACGACCCCCTGGACCACTGGTCCAGCGTGGATGACCGCATCATCCTTGCCGTCGGATGCACCTACGGCTCACCGGACTTCGATCAACTCCTCCACCGGGCAGCGAACAGCAACGCCGCGGCAGTGATCGTCAAAGCGCACGGCGCAAAGATGGAGCAGCTCCGCTCGGCCGCCCTGGACTATGGACTGTCCGTGCTGGTAGCACCGGATGACGCGGACTGGACACGGCTGGTGGCACTGGCCAGGGCATCCGTCATGGGTGCCGCAGCCGACTCAGTGGCCGGGGTCCGGCTGGGAGACCTCTACGCTTTCGCCAACGCCGCGGCGTCCATCACCAACGGCGCCGCCAGCATCGTGGATCCGCTGGGCCGCATCCTTGGCTACTCCACCCTGCCGGGCCAACCGATCGATGAGCTGCGGCGCATCACTACTCTCACCTTGGAAGAGACCACCCCTCCGGCGTTCGACCAGGACTTCAAGATCGTCTACGCCGCCCCGGGAGCGGTGCTGGTGCCGGCGCCCGAGGACGGCATGGCCCGCCTTGCGCTCGCCGTCCGGGCTGGAGGCGAGCTGCTGGGTTCCATCTGGATCATCGATCCCGGCGAGGAAAACCGGGCAGCTGCGCTTAACGCACTGGACCGGATGGCGCCGCTGGCCGGTTTGCACATGCTGCATGCCCGCTCCGCTTCGGACTTCGGGGAGCGACGCAACGCGGACCTGATCCGAACACTCATGGACGACACTCCGCACGCCGCGTTCGCCGCCGCCCAACTGGGACTGGACACTGCCAACGGGCTGGCCGTAGCAGCGTTTTCGATTGTCCGCCCGGAGACCGGAAGCCTGGAATCCGTCCGTGACATCCACCGGCTCCTGCATCTGGTGACCACGGTGTGCAATGTCCAGTTCGGCACCGGCCACAGCGCCTTGCTGGGTTCAGTGGTTTATGCGCTCCTGCCGGGCGGCAAGGGGAACTCGCCCCGGGCGGTGCATGGACGGATCATCCAGGAAATCCAGGCGTACTCGCACACCATCAGCTCCTACCCGGTCATCGCCACGGTAGGGGGCATCGCCGATGGCATTGAGGATCTTCCCCGATCCCGGTCCGAGGCAGTCCAGACGCTGAACCACCTGCTGAACCTGCACACCCGCAGCGGGAAGGGCCGGGGTGCCGGCAACTCGCGCAGTGGGAACGCACGGGTGTCCGGGAATCCGCCGGGGGTTGCCCTCTATGAGGACTTCCAGATCCCGTTGAACCTGATCAAAGTGGGGGCGTTCATCGAGGAGAACGGGCTGGACGGCACGGATGAGATCGCCAGGATCCAGGCACGGGATGCCGAGCAGCAAACAGACTACCTGGACACCCTCCGCGCCTATCTGGCGAGCAACGGCAACATCTCGGCCATGGCCGCACAACTCCATGTCCACAACAACACGGTCCGGTACCGCGTGACCCGCCTGGCCGAGGACTTCAACCTGGACCTGGCGGATCCGCAGAAACGGCTCTGGCTGTGGCTGCGCCTGACCACCATGGACCTGGCCTCGAAGTGA
- a CDS encoding amino acid ABC transporter ATP-binding protein, protein MTTAMVEARGVRKNFGVIEILKGIDLRVEKGSVTCLIGPSGSGKTTFLRCINHLEKVDAGRLYVDEHLVGYTERNGKLYEMKERQTARSRLNAGMVFQRFNLFPHMTVLENIIEAPVHVLGRPRREVVVEAQVLLDRVGLGNRGHSYPQELSGGQQQRIAIARALAMKPKLMLFDEPTSALDPELVGEVLDVMKSLAEAGMTMVVVTHELGFARQVADQVVFMDGGVVVESGPPEQVLGSPQHDRTKAFLSKVL, encoded by the coding sequence ATGACAACGGCCATGGTGGAAGCCCGGGGCGTCCGGAAGAACTTTGGTGTTATCGAAATCCTGAAAGGCATTGACCTCAGGGTTGAAAAGGGATCGGTGACCTGCCTGATCGGCCCGTCCGGTTCCGGCAAGACCACGTTCCTGCGGTGCATCAACCACCTTGAAAAAGTTGACGCCGGACGGCTTTACGTCGACGAGCACTTGGTGGGCTACACCGAGCGCAACGGGAAGCTTTACGAAATGAAGGAACGCCAGACAGCCCGCTCGAGGCTCAATGCCGGCATGGTGTTCCAGCGCTTCAACCTCTTCCCGCACATGACCGTGCTGGAGAACATCATCGAGGCACCGGTGCATGTTCTGGGCCGGCCCCGCCGTGAAGTGGTGGTGGAGGCGCAGGTGCTGCTGGACCGGGTGGGCCTGGGCAACCGCGGCCACTCCTACCCGCAGGAGCTTTCCGGCGGTCAGCAGCAGCGCATCGCGATCGCCAGGGCACTGGCCATGAAGCCCAAGCTGATGCTCTTCGACGAGCCCACCTCGGCCCTTGACCCGGAGTTGGTAGGCGAAGTCCTGGACGTGATGAAGTCCCTGGCGGAGGCCGGAATGACCATGGTGGTGGTCACGCACGAACTCGGTTTCGCCCGCCAGGTTGCCGATCAAGTGGTGTTCATGGACGGCGGCGTAGTGGTGGAAAGCGGTCCACCCGAGCAAGTCCTGGGCAGCCCCCAACACGACCGCACCAAGGCATTCCTCTCAAAAGTTCTGTAA
- a CDS encoding amino acid ABC transporter permease, whose product MQQQPSTPDTKDSAAVVSGDAIPVVPLKHPVRLVLAVVLVLLALGAAWDVAVNQRYRWDVVASYLFAPQILAGAGLTIVLTVVSMTVGIALGTLLAIMRLSDNPILSTISRGYIWFFRGTPLLVQLIFWYNIAALYPVIAFGLPFGGPSVVLGSANVLISPLGAALLGLSLNEAAYMAEIIRGGIGSVDKGQYDAARALGMSGGKLMSRVILPQAMRVVLPPTGNQVISMLKGTSLVSVLAISDLLYSAQIIYANNYQTIPLLIVASLWYLLMTTVLSFFQNKLERRYGRGFDAAPRRIRKPRTRTA is encoded by the coding sequence ATGCAGCAGCAACCCTCAACTCCAGATACCAAGGATTCCGCAGCAGTGGTTTCCGGTGATGCGATTCCCGTGGTGCCCTTGAAACATCCGGTGCGTTTGGTCCTGGCTGTGGTCCTCGTCCTGCTGGCCTTGGGGGCCGCGTGGGACGTCGCAGTCAACCAGCGCTACAGGTGGGACGTGGTGGCCTCCTACCTGTTCGCCCCGCAGATCCTGGCCGGCGCCGGGCTGACCATCGTGCTCACTGTGGTGTCCATGACGGTGGGTATCGCCCTTGGCACGCTGCTCGCGATCATGAGGCTCTCCGACAACCCCATCCTGAGCACCATCAGCCGCGGCTACATCTGGTTTTTCCGGGGTACGCCCCTGCTGGTCCAGTTGATCTTCTGGTACAACATTGCAGCGCTCTACCCGGTGATTGCCTTCGGGCTTCCGTTCGGCGGACCGTCAGTGGTCCTCGGTTCAGCGAACGTCCTGATCTCCCCGTTGGGGGCCGCGCTCCTGGGGTTGTCCTTGAACGAGGCAGCCTACATGGCAGAAATCATCCGTGGCGGCATCGGTTCCGTGGACAAGGGACAGTACGACGCCGCCCGTGCACTGGGCATGAGCGGCGGGAAGCTCATGAGCCGGGTGATCCTGCCGCAAGCCATGCGCGTGGTGCTGCCACCCACCGGCAACCAGGTCATTTCCATGCTGAAGGGCACGTCCCTGGTGAGCGTCCTTGCGATCTCCGACCTTCTCTACTCAGCCCAGATCATCTACGCGAACAACTACCAAACCATCCCGCTGCTCATTGTTGCCAGCCTCTGGTACCTGCTCATGACCACCGTCCTGAGCTTCTTCCAAAACAAACTCGAACGCAGGTACGGGCGCGGCTTTGATGCAGCACCGCGACGGATCCGCAAGCCCAGGACAAGGACAGCATGA
- a CDS encoding alpha-hydroxy acid oxidase has product MKFKDIKALASVQGPARSTGERLARKCYSVEDMRKLAAKRLPKSIFDYIEGGGEDEVSLRRNRSSFDEWSFLPKWGSVDNLDLSSTLLGGPVSMPVTLSPTGGTRLFHPQGESAAARAALADGIPYGLAHLSTTTMENVSAAAPGLRRWFNLEPTPDKALLQAVLDRVSAAGYEALLVNVDCRAIGHRERDYRNGFTAPPSIKPKTVVEGMLHPAWALGFLANDAIAFPNLDADIPEGPLASSPDMWRTLLAGSYEPTDWDDIQDLRERWNGPIILKGVVNPNDVALAVALGIDAIQVSNHGGRQLDHMATALDVLPDIVDRAAGQLEIIVDGGIRRGSDVVKALALGADACSIGRPYLYGLAAAGEAGVAHVLKMFRSEITRTMMLLGVSTVEELRTEGRDLIRHRNEAFTRTQPTPKADPMGLAHLRTP; this is encoded by the coding sequence ATGAAATTCAAAGACATCAAGGCACTCGCCTCGGTGCAGGGACCGGCCCGCTCCACCGGGGAGCGCCTGGCCCGGAAATGCTACAGCGTGGAGGACATGCGGAAGCTGGCAGCCAAGCGCCTTCCCAAAAGCATCTTCGACTACATCGAAGGAGGGGGCGAGGACGAGGTTTCGCTCCGGCGCAACCGGTCCTCGTTCGATGAGTGGTCCTTCCTTCCCAAGTGGGGATCCGTGGACAACCTGGACCTCAGCTCAACGCTCTTGGGTGGACCCGTCTCCATGCCGGTGACCCTCTCGCCTACAGGCGGGACGCGCTTGTTCCACCCCCAGGGTGAGTCCGCGGCGGCCCGGGCCGCGCTCGCCGATGGCATTCCCTACGGCTTGGCCCACCTCAGCACCACCACCATGGAAAATGTCAGTGCCGCTGCGCCGGGCCTCCGCCGGTGGTTCAACCTGGAGCCCACGCCGGACAAAGCGCTGCTGCAGGCCGTCCTGGACCGCGTGTCCGCGGCCGGCTACGAAGCCCTGCTGGTCAACGTTGACTGCCGGGCCATCGGCCACAGGGAGCGGGACTACCGCAACGGGTTTACCGCACCTCCGTCCATCAAACCGAAAACCGTGGTGGAAGGAATGCTGCACCCTGCCTGGGCGCTGGGGTTCCTGGCCAACGACGCCATAGCTTTCCCCAACCTCGATGCCGACATCCCGGAGGGTCCTTTGGCCAGCTCCCCGGACATGTGGCGCACGCTGCTGGCCGGTTCCTACGAACCCACGGACTGGGACGACATCCAGGATCTGCGCGAACGCTGGAACGGGCCGATCATCCTCAAAGGCGTGGTCAATCCGAACGACGTCGCGCTGGCTGTTGCGCTGGGCATCGACGCCATCCAGGTCAGCAACCACGGCGGACGGCAACTGGACCACATGGCCACTGCGCTGGATGTCCTTCCGGACATCGTGGACAGGGCTGCCGGGCAGCTGGAAATCATCGTCGACGGCGGCATCCGCCGGGGTTCGGACGTGGTCAAGGCCCTGGCGCTGGGTGCTGATGCCTGTTCCATCGGGCGCCCCTATCTTTACGGGCTTGCGGCCGCCGGGGAAGCCGGCGTGGCCCACGTCCTGAAAATGTTCCGATCCGAAATCACCCGCACCATGATGCTCCTGGGAGTATCCACCGTTGAAGAACTGCGTACCGAAGGCCGGGACCTGATCCGGCACCGCAATGAAGCGTTCACCCGCACCCAACCAACCCCCAAGGCCGACCCCATGGGCCTTGCACACCTGAGGACTCCCTGA
- a CDS encoding sigma-70 family RNA polymerase sigma factor: protein MSAQALPCPNRGDPASAQPLNDQQLLALVRGGDVAAFGELFIRYRRVGGFVARAESDNPSDAADIVGEAFAAVFQAIVEGRGPVESFRSYLLTTIRRMAHRKNQKATRLVLIDSGTVDAFAFSGDDHVLGTHESIILVRAFRELPRRWQDVLWYVDVEGLKPAQAGPLLGLTPNALSALAIRAREGLRQMYLQKHVGQATVQSCTEYLRYLGRYVRNGLRGNAQARVREHTERCAHCSAVLAELRELQASMRTTTNK, encoded by the coding sequence ATGTCCGCCCAAGCCCTGCCCTGCCCAAACCGCGGTGACCCTGCTTCCGCCCAACCATTGAACGACCAACAGTTGCTGGCATTGGTTCGTGGCGGTGACGTTGCCGCCTTCGGCGAACTGTTCATCCGTTACCGGCGGGTGGGAGGTTTCGTGGCCCGCGCGGAATCAGACAACCCCAGCGATGCCGCAGACATTGTGGGTGAAGCGTTCGCCGCCGTCTTCCAAGCGATCGTTGAGGGCCGCGGTCCGGTGGAGTCGTTCCGGTCCTACCTGTTGACCACAATCCGGCGGATGGCCCACCGGAAGAACCAGAAGGCAACAAGGCTGGTCCTGATCGACTCGGGTACCGTGGATGCCTTTGCTTTTTCCGGCGACGACCACGTCCTTGGGACCCACGAGTCCATCATTTTGGTGCGAGCTTTCCGCGAGCTGCCCAGGCGCTGGCAGGACGTGCTCTGGTACGTCGACGTCGAAGGACTGAAACCCGCGCAGGCTGGTCCGCTTCTTGGCCTGACCCCGAATGCGCTCTCCGCCTTGGCCATACGGGCGCGCGAGGGCCTCCGCCAGATGTACCTGCAGAAGCACGTCGGCCAGGCCACTGTCCAGTCCTGCACCGAATACCTGCGATACCTGGGCAGGTATGTCAGAAACGGACTGCGCGGAAACGCCCAAGCCAGGGTGCGGGAGCACACTGAACGCTGCGCGCACTGTTCAGCCGTCCTCGCGGAACTCCGCGAGCTTCAGGCGTCCATGCGGACCACCACAAACAAGTAG